A single genomic interval of Romboutsia ilealis harbors:
- a CDS encoding OmpA/MotB family protein, which produces MSKLDKFKRKDKNSDNIWSSISDLMSGLMIVFLFTSVIFMSKVIDENTNIKKQQQTVENIVTTYEESKENIYEDLYNEFEGDMDNWHMEIDKDGTIRFKEPEVFFNKGESEIKDQFKDILDSFFPRYINVIYKNYKDKVTEIRIEGHTSSEWEEGADTKTAYFKNMELSQDRTRNVLEYVMNMQSLSEYENWLIDNITANGMSYSHRVYKDNVEDKDASRRVEFRVITNSEETINEIIDNYKE; this is translated from the coding sequence ATGAGTAAACTAGATAAATTTAAAAGAAAAGATAAAAATAGCGATAATATATGGTCATCAATTTCTGATTTAATGTCAGGTCTTATGATAGTTTTTCTATTTACATCAGTTATATTTATGAGCAAAGTAATAGACGAAAATACAAATATAAAAAAACAACAACAAACTGTAGAAAATATAGTTACAACCTATGAGGAAAGTAAAGAAAACATTTATGAAGATTTATATAATGAATTTGAAGGGGATATGGATAACTGGCATATGGAGATTGATAAAGATGGAACGATAAGATTTAAAGAGCCAGAAGTATTCTTTAATAAGGGAGAATCAGAGATTAAAGATCAATTTAAAGATATACTTGATTCATTTTTTCCTAGGTATATAAATGTAATTTACAAAAATTATAAAGATAAAGTAACAGAAATTAGAATAGAAGGTCATACTTCTAGTGAATGGGAAGAAGGAGCAGATACTAAGACTGCTTACTTTAAAAACATGGAATTGTCTCAAGATAGAACTAGAAATGTATTAGAGTATGTTATGAATATGCAAAGCCTTAGTGAATATGAAAATTGGCTAATTGATAATATTACTGCTAATGGTATGAGTTATAGCCATAGAGTATATAAGGATAATGTAGAAGATAAAGATGCATCTAGAAGAGTTGAATTTAGAGTTATAACTAATTCTGAAGAGACTATTAACGAGATTATAGATAATTACAAAGAGTAG
- a CDS encoding DUF2700 domain-containing protein, translated as MIKFIFNILPLIVVSIAVVIFINNVKKKNEENKAYEEKNEEKIKENYMTMGMSLGMCLGAAIGLSFTNIFGKEFISYGICIGTCVGMIIGMNIEKK; from the coding sequence ATGATTAAATTTATATTTAATATACTACCATTAATAGTTGTTAGCATTGCAGTGGTAATATTCATAAATAATGTTAAGAAGAAAAATGAAGAAAATAAAGCGTATGAAGAAAAAAATGAAGAAAAAATAAAAGAAAATTACATGACAATGGGAATGTCTTTAGGAATGTGTTTGGGAGCAGCAATAGGATTATCTTTTACAAACATATTTGGAAAAGAATTTATATCTTATGGTATATGTATTGGAACGTGTGTCGGAATGATTATAGGAATGAATATAGAGAAAAAGTAA
- a CDS encoding MBL fold metallo-hydrolase — MKITYIHHSSFSVELDNTILLFDYFKGNLPNFDKNKKLYVFSSHSHHDHFDKSIFNLEKIHPNVEYILSNDIKITKSQNTKFVGANERLVVDNLEIRTLESSDLGVAFIVKVENKTIYHAGDLNWWHWEGENTPEENKFAENKFKSAIDKINGENIDVAFLPLDSRQGNHYHLGFDYFMRNTNTKIAFPMHFFGPCSLSKVFKISEYASPYKDKIIEVNKDGQIFEL; from the coding sequence TGATTACTTTAAAGGAAATCTTCCAAACTTTGATAAAAATAAAAAACTATACGTATTTTCTAGCCACTCTCATCATGATCATTTTGATAAATCTATTTTTAATTTAGAAAAAATACATCCAAATGTAGAGTATATACTATCAAATGATATTAAAATTACCAAATCACAAAATACTAAATTTGTAGGAGCAAATGAAAGATTGGTAGTAGATAATTTAGAAATTAGAACCCTTGAGTCTAGTGATTTAGGTGTTGCATTTATTGTAAAAGTTGAGAATAAAACAATATATCATGCTGGGGATTTAAATTGGTGGCACTGGGAAGGTGAAAATACACCTGAAGAAAATAAGTTTGCTGAAAATAAATTTAAAAGTGCCATAGATAAAATAAATGGAGAAAATATTGATGTTGCTTTTCTTCCCCTAGATTCCAGACAAGGAAATCATTATCACTTAGGATTTGATTATTTTATGAGAAATACTAATACTAAAATTGCATTTCCAATGCATTTTTTTGGACCTTGCTCTCTTTCTAAAGTATTTAAAATTTCAGAGTATGCATCCCCTTACAAAGACAAAATAATTGAAGTAAATAAAGACGGACAAATTTTCGAGTTATAA